aataaaatcctaatcaatttatatcaaaacaaaatttgtaataaaattatttatttttaaacaaaagttttgctaacgcggggtctaaaaaaaatttcattgacatCGGTCTTtatgagtgaggaaaattttatttagcggccaatatgtgcataaaaacttaatattaaCATACTTATGATatgtattaaagtaaaatttcattttaattcatatctgttaataagttttcgaaaatttacaaagcaaaattctttttttggaatgtatttcggtctgtagacatatgttcccccccgtgaaacaacaaaccctttggtaaaaatatgctacataacaataattaaaacccctcaaaaggaatttttgttttacaggggggggggggggggggaaagatgttttaaaaaacatttccgttattttctattatgaaattagctattttaaccaaaaatacaaagttacctcgctttgtttgaccaaatcatttatatttaatgaaaatatacataaatgtttacattattataaaaaattaactttaattagacaactttcaaaaaatgacttttagttaggcggctagataatgttatcgttcgcagtcctgtataccaaaacattcaaatctCACATAATTTGATTGATAAATAGCATATAAGATAAGAATTCTTTCTTAATACCACAGCATTAAGAAATCTACTTATTTAATGGCATatgttttaattaagaaaacaaaatattacacGTTCAAGGAGGATAACATTGAGCTTCAAATTTAGTGAGTGAATTTACCTGCCATTTTCCTTTTGACCTCTGTACATTAAGGTCGATGTAGAAGGTACTtgaaatcatgaccatgccatCATATGGAGCATGCTGAAAACAgtgttcaaaaataatttttttggaaaagaaaaaacaatatttcatttttaaaataaaaattcaccaTTTTTAACCCttggtacatgtaaacaatatatAGCCCCAGACTCCTAGATTTAATAATCAAGGTTTTCAAAAACTGTATCTCACTTGTGAGTCAATGCAAAAATCTTACGCCATTAACattttaaggtacttcactacaccgagacttatactttttaagacactacgtcacaagatggtgATTTAAACGTTTTGTTAAACTGTATGTATCAATCGattctgatgtacatgtatatcataatagcttagtggttaaagtatcaggcttgtgagccgcaggtcatgagttcgaatccgcctgggacttttgttcatgttaaatgaatgacattttttaaaaatatcattttttatctaaaattggaCATTTTTTCACCTATTTGACACATATACTTCTaatccatcatgctttctatcataatcaagtaattttctgctgatttgagaaactatttcaaggcgTAGTGGGGCACCTTAATCAAGCATTAGAAATCCCATTTTAACCATTTAAGACAAATAAAAAAGTCCAAAAAAACATTCAAGATTTCAGTTAAAATCATGTCTATGTTCTCTTAGAGAGGCTGgatagtcaacaaattaaccatcagatctacggGAAAAACGAGATCCACAACACCTATTTAGTACCAAAATTTTTTATACACGACTTGTTAGCTAAAGAAAAAGAccaaatattttaccttttgaaTTAAGGTAATTTCCTAGgttttttatatagagctcttcttctaaaggagatcaatacagccTAAAAATGGCAACGACTATGAAGCCCTCTTAAGGAGGCTTGGTGGTCAACTACTTACTTTAATATCAGGTATGATTTCTTTGGCCATAAACTATCATtaagtaaaatatccaaatagttcagctttaaaattttctatatctttatgtAGAGCTCTTCTACTTAAGGAGATTGATAAAAAATGCTCAAAACCATCTAGCCCTCTTAATGATGATATTAAACGTATGTACAGAAACCATGAGTACTTGGcattaacattgaaaaaaaacacttaCATCACAGTTACAACCGCATATGCCATTACGATAGAAGATATGATTAACACTCTTGTCAAACCATCTGTCTTTGGTATTTATGCCTGCTCCAGTGTAGAAAAATGTCTacaaaaccaagaaaaaaatacatgttcataaaCATACCTTgtattgaataatataaaatacaataacatcACCTTTTGATAAAGTTTAAAGTCATTTTAAAGTGTCTTTATCATTCTGGTTGCAAATGTGTCAGGGCAGATATTAAGAAAGTTTGTATGACTTGAgataaaatgaatttcttttcaaaaattgtatttcagaTTTTATTCCACTTACATGAATTTTAAAGCTGCACATCTAATGACCAAGTTTTTAAGATTCTTTATCTTGTGGAAAATATTATCATTTGGTCTGGTATCAAAATGACTAAAACTCCATTTAAAGccaattgaaaatgaaattaatttttgtttggaTTTTTGCCTCTCGCCTCCTTTAAATACCCCCTGccaataattctttttttttttaagcaaaaaattaaaaacttttttctatatggaaaattttatttttataacctATTCTTAATCAGCAAAaacttcaagtttgaaaaacaaataaagcCTTCTGTCCCTCCTTTGGTTCAGAAACTTCCAGGcagcaattccaaacaaactttttttaaggACAGCCTAatgtagcaaattttaaattcatacatAATGCTTGTTTTCACTTAAATCTTTGAAATAATCTGGAtgcaatttaacattatattttaACAATCATACTGTAGTTGTATCTTCTTATACTTAAAACATCGAAATCAATGCCAtgcataaacatgtacattgctaattttataatgtttttcatTCTCGACATCTCTATTCCTTGGATATTGCaaagctacatgtactttccATATCCAATCAAATTTGAGACAACAAGGTTTGACAGTACAGTGTCCTGTAGCAGACTTGCCTCTGAGTTGTTTTGTGGTTCTGTTTCATCAAGAGAGACTGTGAACAGACTTGTTTCTATCTTCTTCAAGTTGTGGAAGTTTTCTGGGTGTAGGGCACTTAGTCTGCTTCTCATCTACCAAAAGTAAAGTTATCAACATATATGTTCTAATACAAAACCTAATTCTTAAGTTTCTGTAGTAGACTTATTAACACCTGCTCCAGTGTAGAAAAATGTCTacaaaaccaagaaaaaaatacaagtcacatgtttaaaacatacctggtattaaataatgtaaaatacgATAACATCACCttttgataaagtttaaaatcatgtCTTTATCTGTCTGGTTGGAAATGTGTCAAGGCAGATATTAAGAAATTTTGTCTGacttctttttcaaaaattgtttttcagattttatcccacttaaatataatataaattttaaagctgCACATCTAATGACTAAGTTTTTAAGattcattattttgttgttCCACTgaaattttatcaataatttggcatcaaaaaatgacattatcATATTTCcataatcttaaaaaaaaacaaagggaTTTAATCCTCTTTATTTCTGCAGCCTACTGGCTTCGCATTTTGTGTGCCTCGCATATGTTTATAATTGTGTACAATACTGATGGGCCTATGGGTcaaagttgaaataaataataataaaattctgCATTattattcaatcaaaatttaatcaaaGACAGTCATCAATCTAAATATTGACATTAAGTGTAAAACAGTGCATGAAATACTGAGGATACCAGGTCCATGCTTGCCATCACCAACCTTTAATATTTTAACTTCCTCAACCTCAGCCTCAAACCTGAGGTTTTACCTCATTTGTATacacttttcatttttaagaatttGAGTTGAGAACAGAATTGAGCAATGTCAAAAATGCTGGTGATGACAgggctaaaaaaaaaacctgcactAACCTCAGCCCATTTTTTTCTGGTTTCCCCTGTGAGTGCCCCTAACCCTATCCCTGGGGGCTCCCTGTCACGTTGCTCTTTTATCTGGGTCAGCTGATGCTGGATTTCAGGGGGCCTCAGGGGTTCCTCCTGGTCGTCCACCATGTCTACACTGAACATCCGCCCCTTGTACAATACAACAGCATGGACCGGTGTCTGACCCTccgattctaaaaataactCAACATAATTAAGGTACTGACAAAACAAACTGGTCTTATTCAATTTGAATTGCCTTAACAAGTACTAACTTAACAAAATCAAGATTCTGAACCAACAAACTgagaggtgtttttttttatttgaattaactgctttcttttatattgttaaTTCAAGACTGAAAAAGTGGTTAATATTTCTGCTGGTGTTTAAGGAGGCATTTTCTGAAGTATGCGGATGCATGATTAACAATACTTAAGTTTTGCGTTTTTTAcaatagagaggttgagattttaAACGTGTACAGGTAaaactacacgtacacgtacatGTTTTGgtaatttatcagttgagatttcTTAACTTGTAGGATATAAATGTGTACGTAAATTGACgcagttttgtgacatgaatttatttagttaattccaaataaatggtaaatttcttatcaattttcatgcaaatgaattttaaaaatctatataatgtatcacaagaatacattcactcatcaataagattttatttgttgtaaaaagctaCACGTTTGTAATTACGTGTAGACGACACTCTACAAGTTTAGAGAACATGTAGAAACCATGTTgtcacaaaaactgatgacgtaatacgcaaagaatttaggtgattcccctagttcacgtacacgtttgaaatctcaacctctctataATGTGCAGGTTTCTTTTACAAAGATGTACCCTTACTGGGTATTAACTAGTGTAAAATTTCCCCATGCCTAAATAACAACTTTTACAGTAAATAACCAAATATAATCAAGGTATAATCAAGGTACTGAAGCAACAAAACTGCTTTTCATTCATCTGGAATTCAGATCAAACAATGTAATATATAATCAAGGTAccagctgaaaaaaaaacacggtCTGCTTTAATTTCCTTCTACCTGAAATTGATCAACCTGCCTTCTAGTAAAAGATAATATTTAAGACTTAATTTGATTCTGGTTGATTTTCCTTATGGTaaggttaagaaaaaaaatattttgcagacCTCATCCGAAAGAACATAATTAAGCAATGTCTTAATTGCTATCATAGACCAATTAAAGATAAACAAGTTCTTATTGCACATTGTCATCACTGAGTCTAACCATTAATGAGATGTTTCAAACAAATGTCTATtaggaaaataaatgaatttgaaattttatggaAGACATGGAAATTGTCATCAAGTATTTTTGACTGTATGTGTAGTGTAACATTTAATTAGTCATTTGTATAAAATGCATCTGACATGAAACTTCCTAAGAAATGTAGGACAAAGGACCCTTGTTTCTGCCTACATTTGAGACCACCTGTTACAATGTACAGTCAAACTCCGTTATCTCAAaatagatgggactgtttaaaaacttcaagatatcagagtattcaagatattgagggtaaaatccttaaaaaataagtggttgggacttaaaattaacttcgacatatccattgtattcaagatatcagtgttcgagatatcaaagttcaactgtatcaACCTTACATAGGTAAACTTGCTGTACCTGTCTTGAAGTGACTGAGGAGCTGGTCCCTGAACACGCCTGGCACCCGACAGGTGGAGAAAGCTCTCCTCATCTGGTTCATGCACATCTTTCTACCTTTGTTGTCTACTTCCACTTTCAGTTTCTCACTGCAAAGCAAAACATGAGGGCTGTACAATAAAATGTGTCTTCAAACTCGGTACCATTGAAAAACAAAGGGTCTGATGACATGAATCTATGCTGAATggttgaatattttaaagaactgaCAACAACAACCAATGTAATTTTGAGACAATGCATGGAAGAAATGGCGAGCAATCAGCTGCTAACAAAtctttggagagagagagagcacagacagacagacacagagagagagagagagagagagagagagagagagagagagagagagagagagagagagagacacacacacacacagagagagacagagagtactttgatttgtttacCTTCTAATGAGTTTCCAGAATTGAGTGACATAGTGTAGAACAATCCCTGCCCTCTCTAACTGAGTTCCTCTCTGAGGAGTCCAGAAATGATTGACATAAGGTCCTGGACCAATCAAATTCATATATGGCACCATAGGAATTCCTAGCTCTAGATAGCCTTTTTCTTCCCACCATTTCTCCAgctgataaaaaaaagattataattACTActataaaatctgaaaaaagaaCAAAGAATGAATGTAAAGACAATGCTCACAATATTGAGGATATTGTACACTGATCAAACGACAGGATAAAAGACCTTGTATGAACTTTATCAAATAGTACTTAATTAACTATGAATTGAGTAAGTCATGATTAATGTCCGTTTTTTTTATGCAGCGCTAgacaaaaatgttcatatacatgtacctcaaaaAGTCTCAACTTATTGATGATAAAACTTCGGTTAGGACCTATATTTAAGATGGCCATagattgcagatggttttcatAAAATGGCTTAAGCTTACAGAAGTATAGTGTCAGACTAACTAGAGATGAGGTTTATGCCCTGAGCAACAACACCCTGCACATGCATTAtcaaatatatactgtaaacgtactatatttggctgtgtattctatttagcgcttttggcggaatgcggcttccgctaaatcaagtacacaGCTAAATGCCAagcatatatgtataaaaatagtcacattcaggaatacgctagttcaaatccacgccaactagttcaaaaactaatttccacAAAATATcatacacgccaaatataatacgtctACAGTACCCACATCAAAGCATTTATTGATGTTCTTAGtattcctttttttcattttttaaaaattttcttgtcCTCAAAGACCTTAATTAAGTTAGAAAATAAGGTTCCAATATGGATTGGATACcttaacttatttgtttgtctTACCCAATTCCTCTCCTTACTCGCTTTCTCTACCAGTTTTTTATGGAGTTCTTTTCCAACACCTGATGCAAACTGTTGAACTATGAACTCTGTTTGTCGATACTCTTCATCCGTGACATGTGgtttaacttttcaaaaaaaaaaagaaataaaattgttaaaaatcatGCAGCATTCAAATTAGCTCAGTTGGAACTTGCTATTACCTTTATCTCAAggcaatacagtaaaacacgcttataacgaagtcccagggacggccaatttaacttcgttataagcgtaattcgttatatccgtcaagtttacaacatggaatagagacttggggaatgaaattcacttcgctgtaagcgtcaatccATTATAAGcctgttcgctataaccgtgttttactgtattttttttattggcccagattttaaaaatgttgaattttaatgatttatagaatggaatttttttccttttacatTTGCACATTCCAAAACCAATATTAAGAATAAAAGTATATACACCTGAGTCCAAGTATCTCTGTAATGTGTGTTGTAGATCAGGGACGGGCAAAGATGGTAGTGATTCGTCCGAGCTAAAAGTCTTTTCATTGTCTGACGCAAAAAGCAGATCAGGATCCGGAATGTTTTGAGTGTcgttcatctttttttttgaactacaaatcaaatgaaataagttaataGATGAAGCTTTGGGAGCAGGTCCTGGCACGTTTAGCGTattctttatgattgaatatttccCCTactgatgtttaaattttgatacgtacatgcatgttttttttttaaattgttgattctgcatgaatgtaaataaactttcaaGATCTGAGATTTTTCCATATTTTCTTAAGATCTgagattttttcatattttcttagtagaaaataaaattttgtaattgtatggTATTGTACGTTAAATTTTGGTCATATAGTATTTTCATTTAGCTTGCAAAgcaaatactgtagattcctaataaCATGCAAAGAATTAATATCCGAGTAAGACTTCGAGAAGCACGTACAtctcatgaattttaaaatcttgcacATTTTTTGGAACATAGTTAAACTACATGACACTTTGGTAAAAGTTTGGCATTCTTGATTTTATGTTCTTGCGGAAAGCTTTTGATGGAAAAAGGTTGAgttgcataaaataaggaatctacagtatagaCACCATTCATTCTGTTGTATAGGGCAAAAAATAACACAACTATTGATGTTCAAAGAGAAAGgtatttaaagcattttttcaatacaaactAACTGATTCCTGGTGCACTGAGCCTAAAGCTGAGCACCGCTTGTAAACCGGCACTGTCAGCCATAAGCTGAGCACCGCTCGTAAGCCGGCACTGTCAGCCataagctgaacaccgctcgtaagcAGGCACTGTCAGCCATAAGCTGAGCACCGCTCGTAAGCTGGCACTGTCAGCCATACTTCTCTTTTTATGCTGggaaacacttttaaaacagTCTTGAAATACTTTACAGTATAATTCTCAACTGTGTGAATGCACATTTTGCCTCATCGTGTATGCTACTCGTTcgcaatgaaattatcaaattttatgcagccacttttttttcaagccaggagaatacAAACATCAAATAAACAGGTCAATGCATTATCTTCAAACAGAAAACACACattgaataatatataaatgcataaaaccCACAAACCAAGAGAGGGGTACTGGTACTACACATCAGCCATGAATTTCATGtttgcaatcgggtgtaacgaaattgAATGGTTAATATACCGGTGTGAAGGTGCCTATAAAGTATTTACAAGCGGTGTTCAGCTGTAATTGAGTTGAAGTAATGCAGTTCTATCACATTTGTAACAAtagtcaatgaaaaaaaaaccaacgatTGACATACATATTCAAAGAATGCATACGtttaaaaccaaaacaaattttactttcTAATAATAGTCTAATAGAACGCGTTTTGCTCTGCATTTTTTAGTCTTTAGATCAATCAGTATGGGTTCAGCAGCactcgccaaaatttgtgttgcaggCATTAGGAATTTCGGCGAGCGCTGGCGAGCATCCGCTGACTACCCCTGCCGCTCTGTTGTTTACGGCTCATTCGGCAGGTTTGGTGCTTACTGTACTGTTCTTCAGTTCTTGGGATACTGCAGGAAATTCTTCGAAAAcgtgattttttgaaaaacatattgtgaaaataaaataaagcgaGTGTAGTTTAAGAGCTGTGTTTGACATTCATCAATCAATACCTTTATGACTGCCTGTATACACTGCCCATCGTTTTAGGTTCAAAGTTCTCTGGGACACCGGAATCGAATATATTCAAGTTTCATATTTGAAACCGAAAGTAGGGcgcgtcgatttacccaaataGACCCAAAAAGGTACCAGAATGGAGAAAATCGTAAggctaagaattttttttattaaaactctTTCCAAGAACAATCTTCTacgttaaatatttttttcataatgaatgAATGGTCCAAAAGGTAACAAGTGGAGCAGTATCTAAAAACTCAGACGGTCTTTAAATAAAATGGAGGGATCGAGGGTAATTTTTCACAAAAGTTATTATATTTAACAAAGCTGGGAGAACAATCAAACATAAATTTGGttacaaaatttcaatattgaaTGTGTACCAAGTTACAAATACTTAGGCATTCATTTCGCAGCTTCAGGGACTTTCTCAGTGGCTAAGATTGAATTACACAAAAGGGACTGAAAGAAGATTTCCTGAGtccagaggcggatccagcaatttgaaaagggggggggggttccatttgatgaaaaccaatatgtgcaaaattcagcatttgtcaataaacaaggactttttgaacgttttccgtgcgtatacAACCGTATTTGATAAACATCTCATCactatctatttcacatctattCCAGCTGAAGGCATTTGCAGTTATCGACTTTGGAGAGACAATGGCTGTTACTAGTCCGAGTAATTCATAGTGTTACAGTGCTCCCTCAAGAGAAACATAAAATGTACAATGTTTTTAACCTCAGCTGCGGGTTACCTACAAAAAATACCTCATTTTGAACGATAAGtactaaaaaaaactttaagtgATTTGCTCGATCACGtatgaaacattttctttttctgcttTACCATTTATCAATTTAGAACTTTGTTTGAATTCTTATATTGTTTAATCATTCTTTCTGAGGTTTGTAGATTGTCAAATCGATTATTCCTGACAATAAAAAGGAATTTTGTTCTGGaaaaaatgtgaacaaaattaaaaatatatcttaaattgctacatgtatttagtttgaTATTTGCATTGTGATAATAAATGTAATGGTATACATTTTATCACAATGCAAATATCAAATGTTTCGTTTCTCTCAATTTTTGTCTTGATGTGAGTTTtgtctgtttgtttttttgtttgtttgttgttgtttgttttttttgggggggggggtatttcgtttttgggtgtttttttatttatttgtttgatttcttttaatttgttttttttttctttgtgtttttttcttttgttgtgtgtgtgtttgaGACTAGTTTGCTGTCATGTTTTTGTGTAACTTAAAAGTTAATATAttggttcaatattttatttacatgacaaaaatgCCCGCCAGTGGGTGGTGGATTGGTAAATGATATGAAATCTTTAATTAGCATTGGGTTTCTACAAACCAATATTAAAAAGTCTCGTTTAACCAGAAGTTTTGTTTATTCAATGCTTCAAAGCTtccgtaaaaaaaataaaaagtatatttaaacGCGACTTGTTCAAAAAATTGTTCTGATCAGTGTATTGATTATtgagatttacatgtatgtttgtacTTACAGTCATCTacgtacatgtaaaacaaagtagttttttttttatttattataattctgAATGTATTCAGGTTACCGTTATCCCTTAAATacattaaagctatacacgctataatttgcgtcaattttgaataaaggggaaaatgtatgtgtttgattactaataaaagttacctttattctgttaattataatgctcaattcgatcacgtaacaaatatatcaaatattaaacaatgaaaaatatttattttcctgccaggaaagtaatgcctcctcgtgaatatcaatctatcacgtgatatcgacagctaaatttagcctatcataccaaaactggtgaagggtcaacatcttataattgtgatagtttcacaaaggaaaggatattttcagtaaagcataaatttgtcagatatacgagtacaaacaaaagaaaaaaatacaagcctgtgagtactttaaaaaaatgacgtagacctgtgtttttcccctatgtgctatttatagatcctataggtgttaatgcagaagtaagggtatcgtaaatggcaagcgtattttactcattatacatgtatgtatttcaaattaacaactgttaagcatattaaaaatcaagttggatatttaattaggcaaacaataacgaccacctagttctccgcggacatgcgcaatgaggtcggtttgctcttccttcatcaatattcatgaaaaggtatattttcctggcaggaaaataaacaattaaaaatctatatctttgtaacgagatggaattcacccttgtaatttacagattaaggataacttttataagtagacaaacacatgcgttttcactgtcattcaaaattgacgcaaattatagcgtgtatagctttaaattcAGTTCGGCAAGCCAGCAAAAAATAATGTACTGcttgttttgcatttttaaagatattatatCAGCTAAAACGGAAGTAACCTAGGTTTTAAATACAGTTCTGTAGGGACCAGTTTTAGGGCCTTCATTTGGATTGCTGTAATTCTCTTTTTTTACCTAACCAGTGGTACCTAATGGCGTCATCCCTCTTTTATCTACCGCAAATATTATttcgtagtttttttttt
The window above is part of the Magallana gigas chromosome 10, xbMagGiga1.1, whole genome shotgun sequence genome. Proteins encoded here:
- the LOC105325406 gene encoding peroxisomal carnitine O-octanoyltransferase, whose product is MNDTQNIPDPDLLFASDNEKTFSSDESLPSLPVPDLQHTLQRYLDSVKPHVTDEEYRQTEFIVQQFASGVGKELHKKLVEKASKERNWLEKWWEEKGYLELGIPMVPYMNLIGPGPYVNHFWTPQRGTQLERAGIVLHYVTQFWKLIRSEKLKVEVDNKGRKMCMNQMRRAFSTCRVPGVFRDQLLSHFKTESEGQTPVHAVVLYKGRMFSVDMVDDQEEPLRPPEIQHQLTQIKEQRDREPPGIGLGALTGETRKKWAEMRSRLSALHPENFHNLKKIETSLFTVSLDETEPQNNSETFFYTGAGINTKDRWFDKSVNHIFYRNGICGCNCDHAPYDGMVMISSTFYIDLNVQRSKGKWQGSMEIRNLSKPTELKFHVDSVILEAILAAEKFFLSNASLLSCNTFKYTKYGKKALRKHKLHPDTHIQLVLQYAYYKTHGKPAPVYETATTRKFYHGRTETLRSCTVEAVEFCKAMCDPKTSVQERKMTYLKAANRHNKLMEEAKELQGCDRHLLGLATIAEELGLPKPLLYQDKSFTKSGGGGNFDLSTSFVGYTPVFGGVAAMTNDGYGSFYHMEDKYIEVVVTTWKTSKIASSDKFAEEIQTCFDQVGSVVLSESNLSAKL